Sequence from the Chlamydiota bacterium genome:
CGTAGCCGCCGCCGATCTTCTCGTAGCTCACCAGCTCGACCTTCGCCGCCTTCACCATCGCGTCGGCCGCCTCGACCATCGCCGCGAACCCCCGCGTCTCGATCATCCCCAGTGCCTCTGACATCGCGTCCCCCTTTCAGCCGTTTGCGCGGCATGCGCCGCGCCGCTCATTCGCCGCCCTTGCCGGCCTGCTCCTTGCCGGAGATCGCCTCGATCGCCCTGGTCGCCGCCTCGCTGCCGACCATGATGTCGCGCTCCTCGCCGCCGAGGTAGAGGCGCCCGAAGCGCCCGACCGGGCGCACCTCGACGAGCGTCACGTGCGACGCCTTCTCCGCCTCGTTGGCGGCGATCG
This genomic interval carries:
- a CDS encoding BMC domain-containing protein, producing MSEALGMIETRGFAAMVEAADAMVKAAKVELVSYEKIGGGY